AAGGTGTCCTAAAACAAGGTTTGTTTGCTTACATGGTGTTTTAGTAATAACAAAAATAGGACTTACTGCATTAAATTGAATTCTCATTTCAAAAAAATAAATAAAAATATGTTTTTAGAACAAGGAGTTAACCCCGAAAATAAATTTTGGAAATATCTAATTGGATCCGTTTTTATAATAACCGCCTCATTCATTGGTCAGATTCCTTATTCAGCTGCTGTTCTTCTTAAAAGCTTTAAAGACAAACAGCCGTTTCCCACAAATAATGAAGAAGCCATGCGGATTTTTGAGCCCAATCTGACTTTGTTTCTGGTTATGCTTTCTTTTCTGTTTGCCTTTGCAGGGATTTATTTTGTTGTAAAATATATGCATCATCAGACGATTTTATCTGTAACCACCTCAAGGCAGAAGGTCGATTGGAACCGGATATTCTTCTCGTTTTTTCTTTGGGCGGTTTTTTCGATAATCAGTTTCTTTATTATTTATTTTCAGAAACCGGAAGAGTTTGAATGGAATTTTAATTTAGTTCCTTTTCTAATTTTAGTAGTGGTGGGCAGTATTTTTATTCCGATACAAACCAGTACTGAAGAATACGTTTTTAGAGGATATCTTATGCAGGGTTTTGCTAATCTGGCCAGAAATAAATGGTTTCCGTTACTTATGACCTCGGTAATATTTGGTTCGATGCACATCCTGAATCCCGAAGTAACTAAGATGGGATATGTTATCATGATTTATTATATAGGAACAGGATTGTTTCTTGGTGTTATAACATTAATGGATGAAGGAATGGAACTGGCATTGGGTTTTCATGCCGCTAATAATTTGGTAGGTGCTTTACTTGTAACATCAGACTGGTCTGTTTTTCAAACGCATTCTATATTTAAAGATTTATCAGAACCGTCGGCCGGTGCAGATGTTATTTTACCAGTCGTAGTCGTATATCCTATTTTGCTTTTTATTTTTAGTAAAAAATACAAATGGACCAATTGGAAAGAAAAATTAACCGGTGAGATTACCGCCGCTGAATCCTTAAATTAATTCTATCATGCTGAACTTAACACATAAAAAAGTACATAATTATTTTAAACTGAACGGATATCACCTAAATGCTGCCGATTTGTGCCAGATTGGTTACGGTTATATCAAAGAAGGAGATATTTATGAAAGAGCTATTGGAGAATTTTTTCTCGATTGGTTCGATAAGAAGGATTATATCGAAATGACAACTTCCGGCACAACCGGACTTCCCAAAGTAGTACGGCTTGAAAAACAGGCCATGATTCAGTCGGCATTGGCAACGGGCGATTTCTTTGGTTTAGAACCGGGAAATAAGGCATTGCTTTGCCTGCCAACCCAGTTTATTGCCGGAAGAATGATGCTGGTTCGAAGTTTGATTTTAGGTTTGGAATTAGATATAGTAACGCCAGGAACAGAGCCTTTGGCTTACAGTAACAAGCAATATGATTTTGCAGCAATGGTACCGCTGCAGGTTCAAAATTCAATTGAGAAACTGAGCAATATAAAGAAACTGATTATTGGCGGTGCAAAACTGGACAGCGCTCTAGAAGAGAAACTTTTGCCGCTGAAAACGGAAATCTACGAGACGTACGGAATGACCGAAACCATAACTCATATTGCTGCCAAAAGAATAGGGG
This portion of the Flavobacterium gelatinilyticum genome encodes:
- a CDS encoding AMP-binding protein; translated protein: MLNLTHKKVHNYFKLNGYHLNAADLCQIGYGYIKEGDIYERAIGEFFLDWFDKKDYIEMTTSGTTGLPKVVRLEKQAMIQSALATGDFFGLEPGNKALLCLPTQFIAGRMMLVRSLILGLELDIVTPGTEPLAYSNKQYDFAAMVPLQVQNSIEKLSNIKKLIIGGAKLDSALEEKLLPLKTEIYETYGMTETITHIAAKRIGEKAFSILPNVKIEKDYRGCLVIYVSSISENPIVTNDLVDLVSNTEFVFLGRIDNVINSGGVKLIPEQIEAKLIDKIPNRFFVTGVPDTTLGEKLILVIEGEKYDFSPDFFDNLGKFEKPKEIVFVPKFKENENGKLLRKPSLL
- a CDS encoding CPBP family intramembrane glutamic endopeptidase, coding for MFLEQGVNPENKFWKYLIGSVFIITASFIGQIPYSAAVLLKSFKDKQPFPTNNEEAMRIFEPNLTLFLVMLSFLFAFAGIYFVVKYMHHQTILSVTTSRQKVDWNRIFFSFFLWAVFSIISFFIIYFQKPEEFEWNFNLVPFLILVVVGSIFIPIQTSTEEYVFRGYLMQGFANLARNKWFPLLMTSVIFGSMHILNPEVTKMGYVIMIYYIGTGLFLGVITLMDEGMELALGFHAANNLVGALLVTSDWSVFQTHSIFKDLSEPSAGADVILPVVVVYPILLFIFSKKYKWTNWKEKLTGEITAAESLN